The DNA window AGACCGCGCACACGCCCTTGACGTTCGTGATGCCATCGATGCGCGAGAGCAGAAAGCCCTCCTGCGCACCCAGTTTGAGCTTGCTGAAATCGGCGCCCGGCACCATGACGGGAATGGCATCAAGTGGAATCGTCTGTTCCATCGCCCCTGCGTGCAACTCCTTCACCAACCCGGACGGCCTGTGGTTCAAACCACCCGCCGCCGGTCGCCCCCAAGATTAGCGCAGCCAATCACTCAACAAAATCAGCCAAGTAGCTCTACCAATAGCGCTTTTTGCGCGTGGAGTCGATTTTCCGCCTCATCGAAGATGACCAGCCGCGGATCGCCCTCGAGCTCCGCTTCTATCTCTTCGCCCCAGTGCGCGGGCAGGCAGTGAAGAACTTTGGCCTCCGAATCAGCATGGGAGAGCAGCTCGCGCGTGATGGCGTAGCCCTTAAACGCCTTGCGCCTCCGCTCGGCTTCCTCTTCCTGCCCCATGCTGGTCCAGACGTCCGTATAGAGCACGTGGGCGCCGCTGGCGGCTTCCACCGGGTCGCGGACGACGTGCACCTTGCCGGGGCCGCCGATGCGCTCGGCCTCGTCGAGGGCGCGGCGGTCGGGCTCGAAACCCTCCGGGGTCGCGATCCACAGGTCGATGTCCAGTAGTGCTGTGGCCAGGATCCACGAGGTTGCGACGTTGTTGCCGTCGCCCACATAGGCCACGCGAAGCCCCTCGCAACGGCCAAAGGATTCCTGGATCGTGAGCAGGTCGGCGAGGATCTGGCAGGGATGATTGTAGTCGGAGAGCCCGTTGATGACCGGCACCCTGGACCAGCGCGCCAGTTCGATCACGCGCTCGTGCCCGCTGGTGCGCAGCACCAGTCCGTGGCAGTAGCGCGAGAGGACCTGCGCGGTATCGCGAATGGTCTCACCGCGACCGAGCTGGATGTCCCGGTGGGAGAGAAAGATCGCGCGGCCGCCCTGGTCGGTGATTGCCACTTCAAACGAGACGCGCGTTCGCGTCGAGCTCTTCTCGAAAATCATGCCGAGGGTCTTGCCCGAAAGGCGCGGTTTCTCGCGGCCAGCCGCCCGGTCGGCCTTGAGCTCGGCCGCCAGCGAGAGCAGGCGCAGCACTTCCTCGCGCGTGAGATCGGTCAGGGCAATGAGATCGCGCTTGGCCATCACGCACTCTCCGCCGTGGCGGCCAGCGCCTTGTCGAGCGCGGCGAGCGCCTGCTTTATCTCGCTCGTCTTGATCAGAAGCGAGGGGGCAAAGCGAATCACCTTGGGACCGGCTGTTCCGAGCAGCACTCCCTGCTCGCGCGCGGCCTGCAGCACCGGGGCCGCTTCGCCCGAGAGTTCGCAACCCACCAGCAAACCGGCGCCACGGATCTCGCGAATCCGGCCCTTGTACTTGCCGGCCAGTTCTTCGAGTCCGTTGCGCAGGATGGTCCCCTGCTTGTTGCAGTTGGCCAGCGTGCTCTTCTTCGAGAGCAGCCCGAACGCGGCGATCGCCGCCGTGGTCGCCAGGAAGTTGCCACCGAAAGTGGTGCCGTGGCTGCCCGGCGTCATCAGCTCGGCCAGCTCGCCGCGGCTGAGTACCGCGCCGATGGGGAAGCCGTTGCCCAGCGCCTTGGCCAGCGTGAGCACGTCGGGCTCGACGCCCACGTGCTGGTAACCAAAGAGCGTACCAAGCCGGCCCATGCCCACCTGCACTTCATCGAAGATCAGAAGCACGCGGTTATCGTCGCAGAGTCTTCGCAGTTCCTTGAAGAACTTCGCGCTCGCCACGTTGACGCCGCCCTCGCCCTGGATGGGCTCAATGAGAACGGCGCATGTTTTCTTGGTAATCGCCTTCTTGAAGGCCGCAATGTCCCCAAAGGGCGCGCGCTTGAAGCCCTCGACCAGCGGGCCAAAGCCCTCCTGGTATTTTTCTTTGGGCGTTGCAGAGAGCGCGCCCAGCGTCCGGCCGTGGAAGCCGCCCTCGGCCACGACGATCTTTGTGCAGTTCTTACCCTTGTTCGTCGTGCCCCAGCGCCGCGCCAGCTTGATAGCGCCCTCGACCGCCTCGGCGCCCGAGTTGCAGAAGAACGCCTTGTCGGCGAATGAGTTCTTCGTCAGCAGCTCGGCCAGCTTCACCTGGGGCTCGATGAGGTAGAGGTTCGAGGTGTGAACGAGCGTGGCCGCCTGATCGGCAATGGCCTTCGCCACGACCGGGTTGGCGTGTCCCAGGGAAGTCACGGCGATGCCGCTCAGGCAATCGAGGTAGCGATTGCCGTCGGCGTCGATCAGGTAGCTGCCCTCGCCCTTCTCAAAGGCGAGATCGCGCGGGCCGTAGTTGGGAAAAAGAACC is part of the Chrysiogenia bacterium genome and encodes:
- a CDS encoding aspartate aminotransferase family protein, yielding MSKSAKSGLKPGSKSRSISRRAQKVLFPNYGPRDLAFEKGEGSYLIDADGNRYLDCLSGIAVTSLGHANPVVAKAIADQAATLVHTSNLYLIEPQVKLAELLTKNSFADKAFFCNSGAEAVEGAIKLARRWGTTNKGKNCTKIVVAEGGFHGRTLGALSATPKEKYQEGFGPLVEGFKRAPFGDIAAFKKAITKKTCAVLIEPIQGEGGVNVASAKFFKELRRLCDDNRVLLIFDEVQVGMGRLGTLFGYQHVGVEPDVLTLAKALGNGFPIGAVLSRGELAELMTPGSHGTTFGGNFLATTAAIAAFGLLSKKSTLANCNKQGTILRNGLEELAGKYKGRIREIRGAGLLVGCELSGEAAPVLQAAREQGVLLGTAGPKVIRFAPSLLIKTSEIKQALAALDKALAATAESA
- the argF gene encoding ornithine carbamoyltransferase → MAKRDLIALTDLTREEVLRLLSLAAELKADRAAGREKPRLSGKTLGMIFEKSSTRTRVSFEVAITDQGGRAIFLSHRDIQLGRGETIRDTAQVLSRYCHGLVLRTSGHERVIELARWSRVPVINGLSDYNHPCQILADLLTIQESFGRCEGLRVAYVGDGNNVATSWILATALLDIDLWIATPEGFEPDRRALDEAERIGGPGKVHVVRDPVEAASGAHVLYTDVWTSMGQEEEAERRRKAFKGYAITRELLSHADSEAKVLHCLPAHWGEEIEAELEGDPRLVIFDEAENRLHAQKALLVELLG